One stretch of Dyella jiangningensis DNA includes these proteins:
- a CDS encoding MurR/RpiR family transcriptional regulator, with amino-acid sequence MTKDLQQKLKDRWETFTASEQKIASYLLQNMRDVPFETAASLSKRVGVSQMTVGRFFRSLGYEGVNDLKEELRTDTSWRHLYKDVEKSRDADPLAGHLHAEIRALTSTHALAGTKEWKSVVKLLTSADRVTVSSFHHGTFLGLGFAAMLQQVRPHVSFNSGIDGAYADMLLDSTRNSCVVLIDMRRYFRQFRTLAEEVVERGIPLVLITDTECYWARELTPNVLMIQADRAWHSFSAYTSLFSLLTTAMVQEQGDVMDRITEINRLRQHFAGYLERDNTDVDKKGATANGRRKGTRPSSKSTK; translated from the coding sequence ATGACCAAGGATCTCCAACAAAAGCTCAAGGACCGCTGGGAAACGTTCACGGCGTCCGAACAGAAGATCGCCAGCTACCTGCTGCAGAACATGCGCGACGTACCGTTCGAAACGGCCGCCTCGTTGAGCAAGCGCGTCGGCGTCAGCCAGATGACGGTGGGGCGCTTCTTCCGCAGCCTCGGCTACGAAGGCGTCAACGATCTCAAGGAAGAGCTGCGCACCGACACGTCATGGCGCCACCTCTACAAGGACGTGGAGAAATCGCGCGATGCCGATCCGCTGGCCGGGCATCTCCATGCCGAGATCCGTGCGCTGACCAGCACGCATGCGCTCGCGGGCACGAAGGAATGGAAGTCGGTGGTGAAGCTGCTGACCTCCGCCGACCGCGTGACGGTGTCGAGCTTCCATCACGGTACCTTCCTAGGCCTGGGCTTTGCCGCGATGCTGCAGCAGGTGCGTCCGCACGTCTCGTTCAACTCGGGCATCGATGGCGCGTATGCCGACATGCTGCTCGATTCCACGCGCAACAGCTGCGTGGTGCTGATCGACATGCGCCGTTACTTCCGTCAATTCCGCACGCTGGCGGAGGAAGTGGTGGAGCGCGGCATCCCGCTGGTGCTCATCACCGACACCGAGTGCTACTGGGCCCGCGAGCTGACCCCGAACGTACTGATGATCCAGGCCGATCGCGCGTGGCACAGCTTCAGCGCGTACACGAGCCTGTTCAGCCTGCTGACCACGGCGATGGTGCAGGAGCAGGGTGACGTGATGGATCGCATCACCGAGATCAACCGTCTTCGCCAACACTTCGCCGGCTACCTGGAACGCGACAACACCGATGTCGACAAGAAGGGCGCGACGGCGAACGGTCGGCGCAAGGGCACGCGGCCTTCATCGAAGTCCACCAAGTAG
- a CDS encoding TonB-dependent siderophore receptor translates to MSFPASLTRRHPLRCRAVALAFALAAPLSQAGDAPDAPDAAKVKNLEGVQATATVTGDGDSYTTKATDSATRLSLSMRETPQSMSVVTRQQMDDFGLNNINAVLDNTTGVNVERVETDRTYYSARGFDVTNFLMDGVGLPFADGNQQGDIDTAVYERVEVLRGANGLLSFTGNPSATINFVRKRPTADFQGDVGVTVGSWDNRRLDVDLSGPLNESHSVRGRLVAADQDTDSYLDRYNLRKQVISGIVDADLTSSTLLTAGVTYQKNKTHGGMWGALPLYNTDGTATDYDRSTSTSADWSHWNIADTRSFVELTQELGSEWRLKAALNYRRVTEDSNLFYVYGTPDAQTGLGLFSYPSAYDSTEKQYVADLYATGPFDLAGRRHELVVGANWAKDDVHQLSGYGVGIGTPLPPLGEWTGNYPMPPFDAYYGNGDFHIKRKSLYATARWSLADPLTLITGASLVHVEETGVNYGTPSNYRKTETTPFVGAVYDLSKNYSLYVSYAKLFNPQTQTDVNNKVLDPVTGANLEAGIKGEWYEGRLNATFALFRTRQDGLAEYAGHNLATNQDYYTGIDATAKGFEFDVSGQLTDHWQLSGGYTQLGLRDPDGANVRTYVPRRTFRLSTVYRVPALEGLRVGATLRWQDRIYRDQQDVALDGSEIYTTQGSYAVIGLMAGYDFNPHWSATFNIDNVTDRKVITSLYWSQGFYSAPRNYMLNVRYRF, encoded by the coding sequence ATGTCTTTCCCCGCCTCGCTCACGCGACGCCATCCCCTGCGCTGCCGTGCCGTCGCACTCGCTTTCGCGCTCGCCGCTCCCTTGTCCCAGGCCGGGGATGCCCCCGACGCGCCCGATGCCGCCAAGGTGAAGAATCTCGAAGGCGTGCAGGCCACCGCCACCGTCACGGGCGATGGCGACTCCTACACCACCAAGGCCACGGACAGCGCCACACGCCTCTCGCTGTCGATGCGCGAGACGCCGCAATCGATGAGCGTGGTGACACGCCAGCAGATGGACGACTTTGGCCTCAACAACATCAACGCCGTGCTGGACAACACCACCGGCGTCAACGTCGAGCGCGTGGAAACCGATCGCACCTACTACAGCGCGCGCGGCTTCGACGTCACCAACTTCCTCATGGATGGCGTGGGCCTGCCGTTCGCCGATGGCAACCAGCAAGGCGATATCGATACCGCCGTCTACGAACGCGTGGAAGTGCTGCGCGGCGCGAACGGCCTGCTCTCCTTCACCGGCAATCCGTCGGCGACCATCAACTTCGTGCGCAAGCGTCCCACGGCGGATTTCCAGGGCGACGTCGGCGTGACCGTGGGCAGCTGGGACAACCGGCGCCTCGACGTCGACCTCTCCGGACCGTTGAACGAGTCACACAGCGTGCGTGGCCGTCTCGTGGCCGCCGACCAGGACACCGACAGCTACCTGGACCGCTACAACCTGCGCAAGCAGGTGATCTCCGGCATCGTCGATGCGGACCTCACCAGCAGCACGCTGCTCACGGCGGGCGTCACCTACCAGAAGAACAAGACCCACGGCGGCATGTGGGGCGCGCTGCCGCTGTACAACACGGACGGCACCGCCACCGACTACGACCGCTCTACCAGCACTTCCGCCGACTGGTCGCACTGGAACATCGCCGATACGCGCAGCTTCGTCGAACTCACGCAGGAGCTGGGCAGCGAGTGGCGCCTGAAGGCCGCGCTCAACTATCGCCGCGTCACCGAGGACAGCAACCTGTTCTACGTCTACGGCACACCGGATGCGCAGACGGGGCTCGGGCTGTTCTCCTATCCGTCCGCCTACGACAGCACCGAGAAGCAATACGTGGCGGACCTCTACGCCACCGGCCCGTTCGATCTCGCGGGGCGTCGCCATGAACTGGTGGTCGGCGCGAACTGGGCGAAGGATGACGTGCACCAGCTCTCCGGCTACGGCGTAGGCATCGGCACGCCGCTGCCGCCGTTGGGCGAGTGGACCGGCAACTATCCGATGCCTCCGTTCGATGCCTACTACGGCAACGGTGATTTCCACATCAAGCGCAAGAGTCTCTACGCCACCGCGCGCTGGAGCCTTGCCGATCCGCTGACGCTAATCACCGGCGCCAGCCTCGTCCACGTCGAGGAAACCGGCGTGAACTACGGCACGCCAAGCAACTATCGCAAGACGGAAACCACGCCGTTCGTTGGCGCCGTGTACGACCTGTCGAAGAACTACTCGCTGTACGTGAGCTACGCCAAGCTGTTCAACCCGCAGACGCAGACCGACGTCAACAACAAGGTGCTCGATCCGGTGACGGGCGCCAACCTGGAAGCGGGCATCAAGGGCGAGTGGTACGAAGGGCGCCTCAACGCCACGTTTGCGCTGTTCCGCACGCGTCAGGATGGCCTCGCCGAGTATGCGGGCCACAATCTTGCGACCAACCAGGACTACTACACCGGCATCGACGCCACCGCGAAGGGCTTCGAATTCGACGTGAGCGGACAGCTCACCGACCACTGGCAGTTGAGCGGCGGCTACACGCAGCTCGGACTGCGCGATCCGGATGGCGCCAATGTGCGCACCTACGTACCGCGGCGGACCTTCCGCCTGTCCACGGTCTATCGCGTGCCGGCACTCGAAGGCCTTCGCGTGGGCGCAACGCTGCGCTGGCAGGACCGCATCTACCGCGACCAGCAGGACGTCGCGCTCGATGGCAGCGAGATCTACACGACCCAGGGCTCCTACGCGGTGATTGGCCTCATGGCCGGCTACGACTTCAACCCGCACTGGAGCGCGACGTTCAACATCGACAACGTCACCGACCGGAAGGTCATCACAAGCCTCTACTGGTCGCAGGGCTTCTACTCGGCACCGCGCAATTACATGTTGAACGTGCGCTACCGCTTCTGA
- a CDS encoding glutaredoxin family protein — MRYVLYQRDYCHLCDQALAVMAEARAPDFDSVWVDDDEALEVRYGTRVPVLRDQQDGRELDWPFDATAVRQFLAGTTPPL; from the coding sequence ATGCGATACGTGCTCTACCAGCGGGACTACTGCCACCTGTGCGATCAGGCGCTGGCCGTCATGGCCGAGGCGCGTGCGCCGGATTTCGACAGCGTATGGGTCGATGACGACGAAGCGCTGGAGGTGCGCTACGGCACGAGGGTGCCGGTGCTGCGCGACCAGCAGGACGGTCGCGAACTCGATTGGCCGTTCGATGCGACGGCCGTGCGGCAATTCCTGGCAGGAACGACGCCGCCCTTGTAG
- a CDS encoding YceI family protein, with protein sequence MTSLKLAVPLLLAFALPGFASATDYTVQPASSKLGFSGTFQGQAFNGTFGKWTANISYDPAKVATSKFDVEVDLASVKTGDSDRDGALPGADFFNVAKFPKAHFVTTGFRQNGAEVIADGNLTLRGVTKPVSLNVTFKSQGAGATLDVSGTVKRLDFGVGGGEYADTSVIGAEVKVNAHLVLAAK encoded by the coding sequence ATGACCTCCCTCAAGCTTGCCGTCCCGCTCCTGCTCGCCTTCGCCCTGCCGGGTTTTGCCAGCGCCACCGACTACACCGTGCAACCGGCCAGCAGCAAGCTCGGTTTCAGCGGCACGTTCCAGGGCCAGGCCTTCAACGGCACGTTCGGCAAATGGACGGCCAATATCAGCTATGACCCGGCCAAGGTCGCCACCTCGAAGTTCGACGTGGAGGTGGACCTGGCCAGCGTGAAGACCGGCGACAGCGACCGCGACGGCGCACTGCCCGGCGCCGATTTCTTCAACGTGGCGAAATTCCCCAAGGCGCACTTCGTGACCACCGGTTTCCGCCAGAACGGCGCGGAGGTGATCGCGGACGGCAATCTCACGCTGCGCGGCGTGACCAAGCCGGTGAGCCTCAACGTGACGTTCAAGTCGCAGGGCGCTGGCGCCACGCTCGACGTGAGCGGCACGGTCAAGCGTCTGGATTTCGGCGTGGGCGGTGGCGAATACGCCGACACCTCGGTGATCGGCGCGGAGGTCAAGGTCAACGCGCATCTGGTGCTTGCCGCCAAGTAA
- a CDS encoding cytochrome b: MSLRSNDRQWGSVAKFLHWATALLIIGNGIFGLMMDLASSPMQKINWLALHKSIGLTVLALLMLRLVWRLGDRRPAEDPAPRWQQLAAHGVHLLLYVLIAAIPLSGWWFNSVTGKPLQFFKMFNLPALGGANPDLRHLSHSIHENLFWILVALLVLHVGGALKHHLLDRDNTLLRMLPFRRLRNNAPSQGER; the protein is encoded by the coding sequence ATGAGCCTGCGCAGCAACGACCGCCAATGGGGTTCGGTCGCGAAATTCCTTCACTGGGCCACCGCCCTGCTGATCATCGGCAACGGCATCTTCGGCCTGATGATGGACCTGGCCAGTTCGCCGATGCAGAAGATCAACTGGCTGGCGCTGCACAAGTCGATCGGCCTCACCGTGCTCGCGCTGCTCATGCTGCGGCTCGTGTGGCGCCTCGGCGATCGCCGCCCGGCGGAAGATCCGGCGCCGCGCTGGCAACAGCTCGCCGCGCATGGCGTGCACCTGCTGCTGTACGTGCTGATCGCCGCCATTCCGTTGAGCGGCTGGTGGTTCAACTCCGTTACCGGCAAGCCGCTGCAGTTCTTCAAGATGTTCAACCTGCCTGCGCTCGGCGGCGCCAATCCCGACCTGCGCCATCTCTCCCACAGCATCCACGAGAACCTGTTCTGGATCCTGGTGGCGTTGCTGGTGCTGCACGTCGGCGGCGCGCTGAAGCATCACCTGCTCGATCGCGACAACACCTTGTTGCGCATGCTCCCCTTCCGCCGCCTGCGCAACAACGCCCCTTCCCAAGGAGAACGCTGA
- a CDS encoding YceI family protein: protein MFVIACACLPLATLQAAPATYRYDTTHSQIVFSVDHNGFSRPFGRLHIARGWLRFDPDDWSQSATELDIDLDSLDMGDAAWNDAVKKPAFLDVAKGRYAHFVSTSVERKDDTHGVLRGNLTLRGVTKPVELAFTANRRGTTIYGMHTTAGFSATATLNRDDFGMTSNANSVGHGVSVWLELEAVQDDKAQPNKESP, encoded by the coding sequence GTGTTCGTCATCGCATGTGCCTGCCTGCCGCTCGCAACCTTGCAGGCAGCGCCGGCCACTTACCGCTATGACACCACGCATAGCCAGATCGTCTTCAGCGTCGACCACAACGGCTTTTCGCGCCCGTTCGGCCGCCTGCACATCGCACGCGGCTGGCTGCGTTTCGATCCAGACGACTGGAGCCAGTCGGCGACCGAGCTGGACATCGACCTGGACAGCCTGGACATGGGCGATGCCGCCTGGAACGACGCCGTGAAGAAGCCCGCCTTCCTCGACGTCGCAAAAGGCCGTTACGCGCATTTCGTCAGCACCTCGGTGGAACGCAAGGACGACACGCACGGCGTGCTGCGTGGCAACCTCACCCTGCGCGGCGTGACGAAACCGGTGGAGCTGGCGTTCACCGCCAACCGTCGAGGCACCACGATCTATGGCATGCACACCACGGCGGGGTTCTCCGCCACGGCGACGCTCAACCGCGATGATTTCGGCATGACATCCAATGCCAACTCGGTCGGCCACGGCGTGAGCGTGTGGCTGGAACTGGAAGCCGTCCAGGACGACAAGGCACAACCCAACAAGGAGTCTCCATGA
- a CDS encoding hybrid sensor histidine kinase/response regulator yields the protein MLPSLLFSAFLSAGLPVAAPAASPATPVAASAALPTPQFRRYGTAEGLPSSSVYTAVQAPDGVMWFGTKSGIARYDGVNFKVFRHVVGDSQSLFNNGISSLLFDHGGRLWAAGLEAGLNRYDERSNTFRHWGHDANDPASLASDKAWSLAQTGDGALWIGTAQGLDRMRQDGRGFDHIVVTGSHPEDLGVVGALFVDARGQLWVGSDNGIFRRDDTGEFHLIRAAEPGQPLDAWRIEGEGDEVRIASSYGLFVVGADDIARQVGRGELPVTNILSSTRDRAGRLWIGTQRGLYLQEHRDGPIRAVTNQPVLHGNLPGTWVWQIRPDNEGGLWIALFDGGVGYLAPGWNSVSRFTHIPDDDSSLRDSVAYSVARGSDGSVWVGERSGRVDRLMPSTGKVEHVLSGLRGDVLGMTEDRPGRLWVTVQGALFRYVDGKLDQVPLGAHGLKHPLEVEPGPDDKLYARTFGEGLFRIDQDTLDITPVPVLPAQEKARWGSQITLKRGAFWYASDGGLMRLDRSHDHFEPVPGVDNHRAVDAFDFTDDGMWLARPDGLELYHYAGDALVLDRKVDAAHGWPSINVVDLAVDQHRRVWIFGRDGLWRFDPSNGSFHELGLQDGLSNGEFLRGFSRMSDGTIYAPTLGGVMAFNPNRIDEHVSPSPVAISRISVRRHGIVQDMPMPSSGELSLGWRDTGLVIEARMFSYVDPAANRYRFRLSGLDAAWVDMGGRGERDFAGLGHGDYTLDVMAAGADGLWSHLSSPLKIHVQAPPWLRWWAWCGYALLIALLVWLALKAWRRRLAQRHQIQLAEQRSRLAEQASAAKTQFLATLSHEIRTPMTGVMGMAELLLSTPLSATQREYAEAMQRSGGMLLKLLNDALDLARIEAGKLELESAPFDPRTLVEDVAQLELGQARAKGLRFDIDMPPDLPHRMIGDALRIKQVLLNLANNALKFTERGGVTLRVRRTDEGLRFSIIDTGPGIPEASQTRLFQRFEQVTGPQRRAGSGLGLAICRELVAMMGGSIELESKVAFGSTFHVRLPLSVAHEPVPAAAIQGDAPRGRGLQVLLVEDDAIVAAVIRGLLERAGHVVHYVGNGLAALAELASAPCDVILLDLDLPGIDGFQIARLIRQREEAGQHVPIVAITARSGGDEESRAQAAGMDGFLRKPLTGEQLLDAINEQLAARADEATS from the coding sequence ATGCTGCCGTCCTTGCTGTTCAGTGCGTTCCTGTCTGCAGGCCTGCCCGTTGCCGCGCCCGCCGCTTCGCCGGCCACGCCCGTGGCGGCCAGCGCCGCGTTGCCGACGCCGCAGTTCCGCCGCTACGGCACGGCCGAGGGCCTGCCCAGCAGCAGCGTGTACACGGCGGTGCAGGCACCCGACGGCGTGATGTGGTTCGGCACCAAGAGCGGCATCGCGCGCTACGACGGCGTCAACTTCAAGGTTTTCCGCCATGTGGTCGGCGATTCGCAATCGCTGTTCAACAACGGTATTTCCTCGCTGCTGTTCGATCACGGCGGGCGTCTGTGGGCCGCGGGCCTGGAGGCTGGCCTCAACCGTTACGACGAGCGGTCGAACACCTTCCGCCACTGGGGCCACGACGCCAACGACCCGGCCAGTCTCGCCAGCGACAAGGCCTGGAGCCTTGCGCAGACCGGCGACGGCGCGCTGTGGATCGGCACGGCCCAGGGACTGGATCGCATGCGCCAGGACGGCCGCGGCTTCGACCACATCGTCGTCACCGGTTCGCATCCGGAGGATCTCGGCGTCGTGGGCGCATTGTTCGTGGATGCGCGCGGCCAGCTGTGGGTGGGCAGCGACAACGGCATCTTCCGCCGCGATGACACCGGCGAGTTCCACCTGATCCGTGCGGCGGAACCGGGCCAGCCGCTGGATGCGTGGCGCATCGAGGGCGAGGGCGATGAAGTGCGCATCGCCTCGTCATATGGCTTGTTCGTGGTGGGCGCCGACGACATCGCGCGACAGGTCGGCCGCGGCGAACTGCCCGTGACCAACATCCTGAGCAGCACGCGCGATCGCGCCGGGCGGCTGTGGATCGGCACGCAGCGCGGCCTCTACCTGCAGGAACACAGGGACGGGCCGATCCGGGCCGTCACCAACCAGCCGGTACTGCACGGCAACCTGCCCGGCACCTGGGTGTGGCAGATCCGACCGGACAACGAAGGCGGCCTGTGGATCGCGCTGTTCGACGGCGGCGTCGGTTACCTCGCGCCAGGCTGGAACAGCGTCAGCCGCTTCACGCACATTCCCGACGACGACAGCAGCCTGCGCGACTCGGTGGCCTACTCGGTCGCCCGGGGCAGCGACGGCTCGGTATGGGTCGGCGAACGCAGCGGCCGGGTGGACCGGCTGATGCCTTCCACCGGCAAGGTCGAACACGTGTTGTCGGGCCTGCGCGGCGATGTGCTGGGCATGACCGAAGACCGGCCGGGTCGCCTGTGGGTGACGGTGCAGGGCGCGCTGTTCCGTTATGTCGACGGCAAGCTGGACCAGGTGCCGCTCGGCGCCCACGGCCTGAAGCATCCGCTCGAGGTCGAGCCGGGGCCGGACGACAAGCTGTATGCGCGCACGTTCGGCGAAGGCCTGTTCCGCATCGACCAGGACACCCTCGACATCACGCCGGTGCCCGTGCTCCCCGCGCAGGAAAAAGCGCGCTGGGGCAGCCAGATCACCTTGAAACGCGGCGCGTTCTGGTATGCGAGCGACGGCGGCCTGATGCGCCTGGATCGCAGCCACGACCACTTCGAACCCGTGCCCGGCGTGGACAACCATCGCGCGGTGGATGCCTTCGATTTCACCGACGACGGCATGTGGCTGGCGCGTCCCGACGGGCTGGAGCTCTATCACTACGCGGGCGATGCGCTCGTGCTGGATCGCAAGGTCGATGCCGCGCATGGCTGGCCATCCATCAACGTGGTGGATCTGGCGGTGGACCAGCATCGCCGCGTGTGGATCTTCGGGCGCGATGGCCTGTGGCGTTTCGATCCCTCCAATGGCAGCTTCCACGAACTGGGTCTGCAGGACGGCTTGAGCAACGGCGAATTCCTGCGCGGCTTCAGCCGCATGAGCGACGGCACCATCTACGCGCCGACGCTGGGTGGCGTGATGGCGTTCAATCCCAACCGCATCGATGAGCACGTGTCGCCATCGCCGGTAGCGATCAGCCGCATCAGCGTGCGGCGCCACGGCATCGTGCAGGACATGCCGATGCCGTCCTCCGGCGAACTGTCGCTGGGTTGGCGGGACACCGGGCTGGTGATCGAGGCGCGCATGTTCTCGTACGTGGACCCCGCGGCGAATCGCTACCGGTTCCGCCTCTCGGGCCTCGACGCGGCATGGGTCGACATGGGTGGCCGGGGCGAACGCGATTTCGCGGGACTCGGCCATGGCGACTACACACTCGACGTGATGGCGGCCGGTGCGGATGGCCTGTGGTCGCATCTGTCATCGCCGCTGAAGATCCATGTGCAGGCGCCACCGTGGCTGCGCTGGTGGGCGTGGTGCGGCTATGCGTTGCTGATCGCCTTGCTCGTCTGGCTTGCGTTGAAGGCCTGGCGTCGACGACTCGCGCAGCGCCACCAGATCCAGCTGGCCGAACAGCGCAGCCGCCTGGCCGAGCAGGCGAGCGCGGCGAAGACGCAATTCCTCGCCACGCTCAGCCATGAAATACGCACGCCGATGACGGGCGTGATGGGCATGGCCGAACTCTTGCTGAGCACGCCGCTGAGCGCCACGCAGCGCGAGTACGCCGAAGCCATGCAGCGATCCGGCGGCATGCTGCTGAAGCTGCTCAATGATGCGCTGGATCTCGCGCGCATCGAAGCGGGCAAGCTGGAACTGGAAAGCGCGCCGTTCGATCCGCGCACGCTGGTCGAGGACGTCGCCCAGCTGGAATTGGGGCAGGCGCGCGCGAAGGGCCTGAGGTTCGACATCGACATGCCGCCGGATCTGCCGCATCGCATGATCGGCGACGCCTTGCGGATCAAGCAGGTGCTGCTCAATCTCGCCAACAACGCGCTGAAGTTCACCGAGCGCGGCGGCGTCACGCTGCGCGTGCGCCGTACCGACGAGGGCCTGCGCTTCAGCATCATCGATACCGGCCCGGGCATTCCCGAGGCGAGCCAGACGCGTCTGTTCCAGCGCTTCGAGCAGGTGACCGGCCCGCAACGTCGCGCGGGCAGCGGGCTGGGCCTGGCGATCTGCCGCGAACTGGTGGCGATGATGGGCGGCAGCATCGAGTTGGAATCCAAGGTTGCCTTCGGCAGTACTTTCCATGTTCGCCTGCCGCTGTCGGTAGCGCATGAGCCGGTGCCTGCCGCGGCCATCCAGGGCGATGCTCCGCGGGGACGCGGCCTGCAGGTGCTGCTGGTGGAAGACGACGCCATCGTCGCCGCAGTGATCCGCGGCCTGCTCGAACGCGCCGGCCACGTCGTGCACTACGTCGGCAACGGCCTGGCCGCACTGGCCGAACTCGCCTCCGCACCCTGCGACGTGATCCTGCTCGACCTGGACCTGCCGGGCATCGACGGCTTCCAGATCGCGCGCCTGATCCGACAGCGTGAAGAAGCAGGACAGCACGTCCCCATCGTGGCGATCACCGCCCGCTCCGGCGGCGACGAAGAGAGCCGCGCGCAAGCCGCAGGCATGGACGGTTTCCTGCGCAAGCCGCTGACCGGCGAGCAACTGCTGGATGCGATCAACGAACAACTGGCCGCACGCGCGGACGAGGCGACTTCGTAG
- a CDS encoding DNA polymerase III subunit chi codes for MPRADFYLIDKPRFREQPLLLVCELAKRAFAAQQPTLVLARDFAQAEAIDELLWEFDPDGFITHQLAGDDDDEFTAVLIVPPGVETADRPLQINLREECAPGRYDRVLEVVAADPAERDGSRTRWTEYKRRGFEVNKFDM; via the coding sequence ATGCCTCGCGCCGACTTCTACCTGATCGACAAGCCGCGCTTCCGCGAACAGCCGTTGCTGCTGGTATGCGAACTGGCCAAGCGCGCCTTCGCCGCACAGCAGCCCACGCTGGTGCTCGCACGCGACTTCGCGCAGGCCGAGGCCATCGATGAGCTGCTGTGGGAATTCGACCCGGACGGCTTCATCACGCATCAGCTCGCTGGTGACGATGACGACGAGTTCACCGCGGTGCTGATCGTGCCGCCTGGCGTGGAAACCGCGGACCGTCCGCTGCAGATCAACCTGCGCGAAGAATGCGCACCCGGCCGCTACGACCGCGTGCTGGAAGTCGTCGCCGCCGATCCCGCCGAACGCGATGGTTCACGCACACGCTGGACCGAATACAAACGCCGCGGTTTCGAGGTCAACAAGTTCGACATGTAG
- a CDS encoding leucyl aminopeptidase → MTLQFSLGSAAPETVETPCVVVGVYENGMLTSAAARVDTAAHGAIKRQVESGDITGKAGSTAVLYAPEGVAAKRVLVVGLGTQKTFDGARFQKIAIEAVRALGRLPVDSAVSYLAEVDVPGHDAAWRVRTAALAADYAAYRYTATFKPREKSAQPELTAITFVAGDDAQGGLQQAAGIAEGVRFARELANLPPNICNPAYIAAQAEQFAAAHDKVSCTVLDDEKMGELGFGSLLAVGRGSANKPKLVVLEYTGGVEGDRPYAFVGKGITFDTGGISLKPGPGMEEMKYDMGGAAGMLGSFVAAVKLGLPVNLVCVVPAVENMPDGDAYRPSDVLTSLSGLTIEVLNTDAEGRLILCDALTYTAQTYQPKVLIDAATLTGACVIALGKHASGLMSKHDDLAAELLAAGEHTLDRAWRLPLWDDYQVQLESGFADVANIGGKNAGAITAGCFLSRFTEGQRWAHLDIAGTAWDEGRKGLATGRPVSLLVQWLIDRAA, encoded by the coding sequence ATGACTCTCCAGTTCAGCCTCGGCTCCGCCGCTCCCGAAACCGTCGAAACCCCCTGCGTGGTGGTCGGCGTGTATGAGAACGGCATGCTTACCAGCGCCGCTGCCCGCGTGGACACCGCCGCGCATGGCGCGATCAAGCGCCAGGTCGAGAGCGGCGACATCACCGGCAAGGCCGGCTCCACGGCCGTGCTGTATGCGCCCGAAGGCGTGGCTGCCAAGCGCGTGCTGGTGGTGGGACTGGGAACGCAGAAGACCTTCGACGGTGCACGCTTCCAGAAGATCGCCATCGAGGCCGTGCGCGCGCTGGGTCGCCTGCCGGTCGACAGCGCCGTGTCCTACCTGGCCGAAGTCGACGTGCCAGGCCATGACGCCGCCTGGCGCGTGCGCACCGCCGCGCTGGCCGCCGACTATGCTGCCTATCGCTACACCGCTACGTTCAAGCCGCGCGAGAAGAGTGCACAGCCGGAACTGACCGCCATCACCTTCGTCGCGGGCGACGACGCACAGGGCGGCCTGCAGCAGGCTGCCGGCATCGCCGAAGGCGTGCGCTTCGCACGCGAGCTGGCCAACCTGCCGCCGAACATCTGCAACCCCGCCTACATCGCCGCGCAGGCCGAGCAGTTCGCCGCCGCGCACGACAAGGTGAGCTGCACCGTGCTGGACGACGAGAAGATGGGCGAGCTCGGCTTCGGCTCGCTGCTCGCCGTGGGTCGCGGCTCGGCCAACAAGCCCAAGCTGGTGGTCCTCGAATACACCGGTGGCGTGGAAGGCGACAGGCCGTACGCCTTTGTCGGCAAGGGCATCACCTTCGACACCGGCGGCATCAGCCTCAAGCCCGGCCCGGGCATGGAAGAGATGAAGTACGACATGGGTGGCGCTGCCGGCATGCTCGGCAGCTTCGTCGCCGCAGTGAAGCTGGGCCTGCCGGTGAACCTCGTGTGCGTGGTACCGGCGGTGGAAAACATGCCCGACGGCGACGCCTATCGCCCGAGCGACGTGCTCACCAGCCTCTCCGGCCTCACCATCGAAGTGCTCAACACCGATGCCGAAGGCCGCCTGATCCTCTGCGACGCCCTCACCTACACGGCGCAGACGTACCAGCCGAAGGTGCTGATCGACGCGGCCACGCTGACCGGCGCCTGCGTGATCGCGCTGGGCAAGCACGCCAGCGGCCTGATGAGCAAGCACGACGACCTCGCCGCCGAGCTGCTTGCCGCCGGTGAGCACACGCTGGATCGCGCATGGCGCCTGCCGCTGTGGGACGACTACCAGGTGCAGCTGGAATCGGGCTTCGCCGACGTGGCCAACATCGGCGGCAAGAACGCCGGTGCGATCACCGCGGGCTGCTTCCTGTCGCGCTTCACCGAAGGCCAGCGCTGGGCGCACCTGGACATCGCCGGCACCGCATGGGACGAAGGCCGCAAGGGTTTGGCCACCGGCCGCCCTGTGTCGCTGCTGGTGCAATGGCTGATCGATCGCGCCGCATGA